The following nucleotide sequence is from Deinococcus betulae.
GCGGCGCGCCGCCCCCGGTTTCCGTGGTCCTGGCGGCGCCCACCCTGGCCGCCCCCGTGCGGGAGGTCACGCTGGCGGCGGCCCCCGACGGCACCCTGCACTTGGGGGCAGTGATGGATAGTGGGCGCTTTAACAGCGGGCGCGGCACCTTTACTGGGCGCGTGGTGCGGGTGTGGCGCGCCTCTGGCCAGGGCTGGGTGCCCCTGGGTGACGTGCTGAATTACCGCCAGCCCCGCCCGGCCTCTAACCTGAATCTGGTGCTGGATGAGCGCGGCGCGCCGGCCATCGTCTGGAACGAGAACTACGGCGACAACGATGTCGTAGAGCTGCGGGCCTGGCGCGAGCAGGAAGGCTGGACCGACTGGGGCGCGCGCTACCTGGGTGACGACCTGCCATATGCCGCTCGCACGCGCGCCGTGGCGGCCTGGAGCGGCGAGATCGTCTTGGCCTGGGGCGAGTATCTGCGTAAGCCCGACGGCAGTCAGCTGACCGTGCGGCGCTGGAATGCAGAGCAAAAAAGCTGGGTGCGTGGCCCGGCTTTTAATGACATTCGGGCCTTTTCCCGTACGCCTGCCCTGGCCCTGACCCGGACGGGGGCGCCTGTGGTGGCGTGGTTACAGGGCGAGGTCACCGGGAGTCGGGTGCTGGCCGCCCGCTGGACAGGGCAGGCGTGGCAACCGCTGGGCGGGCCCCTGAACCGCGCCCCGGCCTACGTGGCCTCGACCCGACTGGCGCTGGACGGGCAAGACCGGCCCACCGCCGCGTGGCTGGAACAGGTGGGCGGGCAGGACACCCTGCTGGCCGCCCGCTGGACAGGGCAGGGTTGGCAGCCGCTGGGCGGGCCGGTCAGCCGCCTGTACGCCTCGTCGCCGTCGCTGGCGGTGGCCCCAGATGGACAGGCAGTGCTGGCCTGGATTGAGGAGCGGCTCAGTGACGGCCTGGGGCAGATGCGCGCCGCCCGCTGGGACGGCCGGGCGTGGGTGACCTGGCCTGTGCTCAACCGTGACCCGCGCCGGGACGCCCGCTCGGCCTCGGTGGCAGTGGACGCAAAAGGCCACATCACCGCCGCGTGGCGCGAGGATGTGGCTGGGAAATATGCGGTGCAGTTGAGGCGGTTGCAGTAGGTCTGTCCAGCACGTTGTGCATGACCGGTGGAGGCACGCCGCATACGCACGCCAGCTCTACCAGTGGCACAACAAGTCTGATCCGAATGGGCTCTGGGCCTACTGCAGACGAATCGGCGCTGTTCTAGTGCGTGGGCGCGACAGGCGGCGTTCATCTGAGCCGCGTCGCCCTGGAAGAGGTTGACCGCCGCCAGGGCTCTGGGCCAAGCGGCGGTCTGCTGACTGGCTGGGCTGCAAAGCCCCGCTCTGTTGCCCAGGCCTCTTGCTCTAGAGGCCCTTGGGCTCTACCGGGATGGTTCTACTCTCACCGCGTGGCGGGAGCAGCCAGCGCCGCTTCAGTCTCGCCGTCGTGGGGTACGGGGGGCGGCGTGACTGTCAGGCCCGCCTCCTGCTGCGCCCAGGTCATAAAGGCTGCCAGGCCCCGGCGGAACATCACCGGGCGCTTTTCGCGTTTGCCCAGTTTGCGGGGCTTGCCCGTCCTGGGGTTCACCTCGGCCGGAAGTTCAGGCACCAGCGCCCAGTTGACGTTCATGGGCTGGAAGCCCTTGGGGTTGGCGCTGGCTAAGTAGCGCACCAGGCCGCCCAGCATGGACTCGGCTGGTGGGGTCAGCGGGGGCAGACCCAGGGCCAGGCGCGCAGCGTTGGTGCCGGCCAGCCAGCCGGTCGCGGCGCTTTCCAGGTAGCCCTCGGTGCCGGCCAGCACCCCGGCCACAAACTTGGTCGGGTCGGCCCGCAGCCCCAGCGTGGCGTCCAGCACCTGCGGCGCATTCAGGTAGGTGTTGCGGTGCATGACGCCGTAGCGCACGATCTCGGCCTGCTCCAGCCCCGGAATCAGGTTCACGACGGCCTTCTGGTCGCCCCACTTCAGCCCGGTTTGAAAGCCGACCAGCGACCACATCCGGCCCTCGCGGTCTTCCTGCCGCAGCTGGGCCACCGCGTAGGGCCAGCGCCCGGTGCGTGGGTCGTCCAGGCCCTTGGGCGACATGGGGCCAAAGCGCGGCGTGTCCACGCCCCGGCGTGCAATTTCTTCGATAGGCATGCAGCCCTCGAAAAACTCCAGCTTTTCCCAGTCGTGGGGCGTGTGGGCGCGGGCCTGTTCCAGCGCGTCAAAAAACGCCAGATACTCCTCTTTGGTAAAGGGGCAGTTGATGTAGTCGGCGCTCTGGTCGTAGCGCCCGGCCCGCCAGGCGACATCCATGTTGATGCTGTCAAACGCCAGGACCGGCGCGGCGGCGTCGTAGAAGCTCAGGCGCTCGCTGCCCGTCAGCCGCGCCACATCGGCGGCCAGCGCGTCAGAGGTCAGTGGCCCGGAGGCAATCACGGCAATGCCGTCCGGCACGGCGGTGACTTCCTCGCCCAGCACCTCAATCAGAGGGTGCTCCCGCACGGCGCGGGTCACGCGCGCACTGAATTCGTCACGTTCCACGGCCAGGGCGTTGCCGGCAGGCAGCTTGGCGGCGTCGGCGGCGCCCACAATCGCGCCGCCCACACTGCGCAGTTCGGCCTGCAAGAGCCCCTTGCTCTGCATCTCGCCCTCGCCGCCCAGCGAATTGCTGCACACCAGCTCGGCAAAGTTGCCGCTGCGGTGGGCTGGGGTCATCTTGACAGGGCGCATTTCATACAGGCGCACCCGCACGCCCAGCCCGGCGGCGGCCAGCGCCGCTTCCGAACCGGCCAGGCCCGCGCCTATGACGGTGATTGTCGGCTCATTCATCAACCGGCCAGTGTAGGCGATAGGGGAGGGGATGTTTGTGGGGTGGGGGCTACGCGTGCGGCGCAGTACGGCGGCGCCAGAGCAGCAGTGCCGCGAGCACTCCTTCCCAGACAGCGCTGATGGTCAGGGACAGCAGGAGCCATAGCGGCAGCAAAAACACCAGATACAGAACTGCCTCGCCCAACATCAGATAAATAGGGGTTGACAGGAGCAACACATAAAGGATGAAAGGCGGGAGAATCAGAAGCGTGGCTCGGCTCCAGGCGCGGCCCACCAGTCTGCGGCCAAAGTGTGCAGGTTCACTGGAGCGCCGATATTTATATGACAGGCGCCCTGTGGGGATGGGCGGTGCCGGTGTTTCTCTGGCGCGCCACACTGGCAACCCCAGCGCCAGAGCCAGCATGACCAACCCTAGAGGCACAGCGACTAGCGGTTCACTCACAGCGGCTGCCAGCTCCATTGAGGGGGTCAAAACATCCCCCTCAATTCCACTTCTGCCGCTGTCTCTTCCAGAGACTTACTTCGTTCGCCCCAGAATGGTTGAGGGGCATATCCCTCAACCATTCTGGGTTCTGCTCTCAGAAGGAGGCTCATGGCTCCAGCCTAGAGCAGGCTGCGTGTGCACTCCGCAGAACTTGCGGTCCTACCGCTCCGGTGTGCCGCCCAACATCGCCTTGACGCGCGACAACCCCTCATACGCCAGAATGCGCGCGGCGTACAGGCGGTCATGGGGAAAGGGCAGGGTCAGATCGAAGCGCGTTTCGGGCGCCGGCACGCTGGTCACCGGCACCCCTTGCGCCCGGAACAGCGCGGCGGCCCGGCGGGAGTGGCTGGGGGTGGTCACCAGCAGGACCCGCCGCCACTGCCGGGCGCGGGCCAGGTCGCGCACCCGCGCCGCCTCGTCCCGCGTGGTGGTTACGTTGGCCAGGGTGAAGACCTGTGGCCCGGCGGCTCCGTACAGCGCGCGAATGTGCGCCTGTTCAATGGCGCTCATCTTGGGACACCCCTGCGGCCCAAGCCGCCCCGACTGCTCTGAGACGGTCACCACGGGCGCGTACCCCGCCCGCCACAACTCCAGGCCGCGCACCAAACGCGCCAGACTGCTGGGCTCCAGAACCGCCGAGCCACACTGCACGCCGCCGCCCAGAATCACGATGGCGTCGGCCTGTACGGGCGACTGCGCCAGCGTCAGAGCGTTGAGGGGTGCGCGCAGAATGGGGGTCAGCAGGCACAGGGCCAGCGCAAAGGCCAGGGCTGCCGCGCCCACACGCAGACCTTGCCAGACCGGTGCCCACGCGCCCGCTGCCCCGCACAGCCCCACAAGCGTCAGCAGCAGCGGGGCAGGCGCCCGCACCTCGCCAAAAAAAGCGGCCAGGACACCCAGGGCGGCCCCCAGGCCCATGCCACCCACCACCGACGGCCACCGCACGAAACGCTGCATCCGGGGCAGTTTACCCAGGCGCCCCTTTCTATACTCCGGGGATGCGCCGCGCTGCTGTTCCTGCCCTGCTGGTTCTGGTCGCCCTGGTGGCGGCCGCCCTGCTGCTCACCCCCCGCCTGCTGCCGCCCACAGAAGACAGCCGCGAGGTGCGCTTTGTGCGCGAGATGATTCAGCACCACACGCAGGCGGTGGACATGGCTCTGCAGGTCCGTGAGCAGAGTTCCGACGCCACCTTGCGGACCGTGGCGCTGGACATTCTGCTCTCGCAGCAGGAGCAGATTGGGCAGATGCGCGGCTGGCTGACTCTATGGCACCGGCCCTGGGGCGGCCCAGGCATGAGCGCCGACCACGCCCGCATGATGGGCATGGCGACCCAGGCCGAGGTGAACCGCATTGGCACCCTGCCGCCCGCGCAGGCTGAGGTGCAGTTTCTCCAGCTGATGACCCGGCATCACCAGGGCGCCCTGACGATGGTGGCCCCGGTGCTGGAGGGCCGCGTGCAGCCCGCCGTGGAGGCCCTGGCCCGCCAGATTCAGGCCACCCAGGCCGCCGAGATTCGTCTGATGACCACTCTGCTGGCAGACCGCGGGGCCAAACCACTACCGGCCCCAGCAGGAATGGGCGCAGGTGAGCATCAACATTAAATAGCCACGCGACGCTTGTTGAGCTGGGCAGCCCTGGCTTCTGCTTGCAGAATAGACTGCTCTGATGGCAAGTCCTGTTGGACAGGCACTGTTGTCCCTTGCCACCTAATCATCACAACTCCGAAGGACCTACCCGTCTGATGGCTGGACTCTGCGCGGCTTGGCTGCTGGGCGGACTGCTCCACACAGGCGCCGCCTCTGCCGTCTTGCACTCTTGACGCCGACGCCCGGCAGCAGCCAGCACAGCTCGGCCGGCTTCCCAACTTACGCCACTTGACCAGGTACTCCTGACCCTACCCTAGCTCTTCGTCCCAGTCGTCCTGTTTCTCCGCTCGTCTGGCCCTGCGGCGTTCCTCTTTGCCAGCTTTGCGTTTGGGGCGTGGGGGCAGGGCTAGAATGTAGGGCCGCTCGGGCTGGCACGGCGCGGGCACCTCGCCCAGCGTCTCGCCGGGGTCAGCGGTACGGAGGTTGCCCGCCACATGCAGGTGGCGCTCCCCGCAGTAGGGGCAGGCGTCCACCACCCAGAACATCACGCGGGTGCCGGGCATATCGCGCAGGGTCACGTAAGCCATCTGGGGGGTCCGCCGCTCCTTCTTGCCCATAGGGGCGCAGCCTAACCTGGGCACCCACACCTGTCTGTGGCCAGGGCGAGGTTTAGCGGCCCTAAGCCCCTGCGCCCTACCCCGTTACACGTCCTCGTCGCCCTCTTTCATGTAGGTCACCACGCTGCGGCAGTGGGTCAGGCCGGCGCGCGCATACAGGGCGCGGGCCGGTTTCATGTGGTCGTGGGCGCGCGCGCGCAGCGTACGGACTTCGGGGTGGGTCTCGGCCTCGGCGGCGGCCAGGGCCAGCAGGGTCAGGCCGTAGCCCTGGCCGCGCTCGGCGGGATGCACCGCCACATAGGTCACATCGGCGCGCCCGTCGTCGGGGCTGAATTCCAGTTCGGCGAAGCCCACCGGCTGCTCGCCGCGCATCAGGGCCACCAGGCGCACGTCGTCACGGGCAAAGTGGCTGTCCATCTGTTCCGGGGTCCAGGTCAGCCGCTCGGCCCAGGTGTCCTCGCTGGCCCGGAAGAGCTCGCGGTACGCTGCCAGTGGCAGCTGCCGCGAAATGCGGTGGCCGGCAGGCGCGCAGGCGTGGGGGGTCAGGCGGGACAGGGGCGCGTCGTAAAAGGCCGTGGTGTGCATGGGCGAAAAGCCCTCGTCTTCCAGTGCCGAGCGCACTGGCAGGTTGTCGCGCGCCGCGAAGGCGTACACCGGCAGTCCGTCAGCGTGGGCCAGGGCGCGGCGCAGCAGGGTACTCAGGTGGGCGTCTCCTTCACCCACCGGGCCTTCCATCACCAGGCCGTCCCGAAACGGCGAGAGGGCGCAGTACGCCACCACGCCCTCCTCGCCCGCCTCGACCAGGCAGGTGCTGTCTTCACACTCGGCCCGTAAGTCCCGCTCGGTGCGCGCGCCCGGCGAGAACACCTCACGTTCGGGCGCGTCGTCCATCCAGGTCAGCAGGGCAAGCACATCGGGAACATCGGCAGCCAGCATGGGACGAAT
It contains:
- a CDS encoding GNAT family N-acetyltransferase, producing MIRPMLAADVPDVLALLTWMDDAPEREVFSPGARTERDLRAECEDSTCLVEAGEEGVVAYCALSPFRDGLVMEGPVGEGDAHLSTLLRRALAHADGLPVYAFAARDNLPVRSALEDEGFSPMHTTAFYDAPLSRLTPHACAPAGHRISRQLPLAAYRELFRASEDTWAERLTWTPEQMDSHFARDDVRLVALMRGEQPVGFAELEFSPDDGRADVTYVAVHPAERGQGYGLTLLALAAAEAETHPEVRTLRARAHDHMKPARALYARAGLTHCRSVVTYMKEGDEDV
- a CDS encoding DUF305 domain-containing protein, translating into MRRAAVPALLVLVALVAAALLLTPRLLPPTEDSREVRFVREMIQHHTQAVDMALQVREQSSDATLRTVALDILLSQQEQIGQMRGWLTLWHRPWGGPGMSADHARMMGMATQAEVNRIGTLPPAQAEVQFLQLMTRHHQGALTMVAPVLEGRVQPAVEALARQIQATQAAEIRLMTTLLADRGAKPLPAPAGMGAGEHQH
- a CDS encoding YdcF family protein gives rise to the protein MQRFVRWPSVVGGMGLGAALGVLAAFFGEVRAPAPLLLTLVGLCGAAGAWAPVWQGLRVGAAALAFALALCLLTPILRAPLNALTLAQSPVQADAIVILGGGVQCGSAVLEPSSLARLVRGLELWRAGYAPVVTVSEQSGRLGPQGCPKMSAIEQAHIRALYGAAGPQVFTLANVTTTRDEAARVRDLARARQWRRVLLVTTPSHSRRAAALFRAQGVPVTSVPAPETRFDLTLPFPHDRLYAARILAYEGLSRVKAMLGGTPER
- the trmFO gene encoding methylenetetrahydrofolate--tRNA-(uracil(54)-C(5))-methyltransferase (FADH(2)-oxidizing) TrmFO, with translation MNEPTITVIGAGLAGSEAALAAAGLGVRVRLYEMRPVKMTPAHRSGNFAELVCSNSLGGEGEMQSKGLLQAELRSVGGAIVGAADAAKLPAGNALAVERDEFSARVTRAVREHPLIEVLGEEVTAVPDGIAVIASGPLTSDALAADVARLTGSERLSFYDAAAPVLAFDSINMDVAWRAGRYDQSADYINCPFTKEEYLAFFDALEQARAHTPHDWEKLEFFEGCMPIEEIARRGVDTPRFGPMSPKGLDDPRTGRWPYAVAQLRQEDREGRMWSLVGFQTGLKWGDQKAVVNLIPGLEQAEIVRYGVMHRNTYLNAPQVLDATLGLRADPTKFVAGVLAGTEGYLESAATGWLAGTNAARLALGLPPLTPPAESMLGGLVRYLASANPKGFQPMNVNWALVPELPAEVNPRTGKPRKLGKREKRPVMFRRGLAAFMTWAQQEAGLTVTPPPVPHDGETEAALAAPATR